A genome region from Scyliorhinus canicula chromosome 16, sScyCan1.1, whole genome shotgun sequence includes the following:
- the LOC119979650 gene encoding LOW QUALITY PROTEIN: D-beta-hydroxybutyrate dehydrogenase, mitochondrial-like (The sequence of the model RefSeq protein was modified relative to this genomic sequence to represent the inferred CDS: inserted 1 base in 1 codon), whose translation MVWPPFLFYSSQAEAAVHGIKGAVAAALWRASPPVLSRLQPAICITAARSLASQPVAIDGKSIVITGCDXGFGFSMAQHLHAKGFKISAGCLLKDKGGEGTKKLEDMKSDRMIVVQLDVCKDEEVASAVEFVKEHLTDTEKGLWGLINNAGISTFGEVEFTTMDTYKQVAEVNLWGTIRVNKGFLPYICRAKGCVVNITSMLGRMANPSRSPYCDTKFGVEAFSDCLRYEMHRWGVNVSVVEPGNFIGATNLYTPELFKIITEKMWNELPDIVRKDYGKEYFDEQISKMESYVGGGAADASTVITDVAHALTSASPYTRYNPMDYYWRLRMQIMTHFPAAISDRIYIR comes from the exons atggtttggccacctttcctgttttactcTTCACAGGCTGAAGCTGCGGTTCATGGGATTAAAG GGGCTGTCGCGGCCGCGCTGTGGAGGGCATCCCCTCCCGTGCTGAGTCGGCTGCAGCCAGCAATTTGCATCACAGCTGCTCGATCACTTGCAAGCCAACCAGTAGCG ATTGACGGCAAAAGTATCGTCATCACAGGATGTG ATGGATTTGGATTTTCCATGGCACAGCACCTGCATGCAAAAGGATTCAAAATATCTGCAGGATGCCTGTTAAAGGATAAAGGTGGGGAAGGAACAAAGAAGTTGGAGGATATGAAGAGCGATCGAATGATTGTCGTCCAGTTAGATGTTTGCAAAGATGAGGAAGTAGCAAGCGCAGTGGAGTTTGTGAAAGAACATTTAACAGATACAGAAAAAGGTCTTTGGGGCCTGATTAACAACGCTGGTATCTCAACCTTTGGGGAAGTGGAGTTCACCACCATGGATACCTATAAGCAGGTTGCAGAGGTCAACCTGTGGGGAACTATCCGTGTGAACAAAGGTTTCCTTCCATATATTTGTAGAGCAAAAGGTTGTGTGGTTAACATCACAAGTATGCTGGGACGGATGGCCAATCCTTCTCGTTCCCCTTATTGTGACACTAAGTTTGGAGTGGAGGCATTCTCAGACTGCTTGCGTTACGAAATGCACCGCTGGGGCGTTAACGTTAGTGTCGTTGAACCTGGAAATTTCATAGGTGCCACCAATCTTTACACTCCTGAACTTTTCAAGATAATCACGGAAaaaatgtggaatgagctgccagacatTGTCCGGAAGGATTATGGGAAGGAATACTTTGATGAGCAGATTTCAAAGATGGAATCTTATGTTGGGGGTGGCGCGGCGGACGCGTCAACGGTTATTACCGATGTCGCACATGCACTGACCTCAGCATCCCCATACACCCGCTACAATCCAATGGATTACTATTGGCGGTTGAGGATGCAGATTAtgacccactttccagctgctaTATCTGATCGAATATACATTCGTTAA